Proteins encoded within one genomic window of Halobacteroides halobius DSM 5150:
- a CDS encoding carbohydrate ABC transporter permease, whose translation MNISTKQEEDNKIEVTTKEKVMSVSKKILLYTVLLSGVAITLFPFFYMLVLATKTRAEIFNYPPPLWFGDAFFANLNTLLSKMPFYTNVFNSVFVAVTTTALTLFFCSLGGYGFAKYDFKGKDKLFFAMIGTMMVPMLLGVIPWFIMMREFGWINTFWPLIIPGIANPFGIFLMKQFMDNIPDSLIDAARIDGCGEFEIFYKIALPLSLPGLGTLGILTFLASWNRYMQPLLILQEKSMYTIPVALSKLQGKIDQNWGAQMVGTALAIAPIVIAFVLASKQFISGITAGATKG comes from the coding sequence ATGAATATATCAACAAAGCAGGAAGAAGATAATAAAATAGAGGTTACAACAAAAGAAAAAGTTATGAGTGTTAGCAAAAAAATATTGTTGTATACTGTTTTATTATCTGGAGTAGCAATAACTTTATTTCCTTTTTTCTATATGTTAGTGCTAGCTACTAAAACACGAGCAGAAATATTTAATTATCCTCCACCATTATGGTTTGGTGATGCTTTTTTTGCAAACTTAAATACGTTATTAAGTAAAATGCCCTTTTATACAAATGTTTTCAATAGTGTTTTTGTGGCTGTTACTACTACAGCTCTTACATTATTTTTCTGTTCTTTGGGAGGTTATGGTTTTGCCAAATATGATTTTAAAGGGAAGGATAAATTATTTTTTGCGATGATAGGAACAATGATGGTTCCTATGTTGTTAGGGGTTATTCCTTGGTTTATTATGATGAGAGAATTTGGATGGATTAATACATTTTGGCCTTTAATAATTCCGGGTATAGCAAATCCATTTGGTATTTTCTTAATGAAACAGTTTATGGATAATATTCCAGATAGTCTTATTGATGCTGCTAGAATAGATGGCTGTGGAGAGTTTGAAATTTTTTATAAAATTGCTTTACCGTTAAGTTTGCCTGGTTTAGGAACTTTAGGGATTTTAACTTTTCTTGCTTCTTGGAATAGATATATGCAACCATTATTAATTTTACAGGAAAAATCTATGTACACTATTCCAGTAGCACTTTCTAAGTTGCAAGGAAAGATAGACCAGAACTGGGGGGCCCAAATGGTAGGAACCGCCTTAGCAATTGCTCCAATTGTAATTGCATTTGTTTTAGCCTCAAAACAATTTATTTCTGGTATAACTGCTGGTGCCACTAAAGGATAA
- the mgrA gene encoding L-glyceraldehyde 3-phosphate reductase, with amino-acid sequence MNYLPDDNRYQKMKYNYCGESGLQLPAISLGLWHNFGGIDDFENSRAMIRKAFDLGITHFDLANNYGSPPGSAEETLGKILKTDLANYRDQLIISTKAGYGMWSGPYGDGGSKKYLTASLDQSLKRLGVDYVDIFYHHRPDPKTPLEETMKALDTIVQQGKALYVGISNYDAQQTREAVKILKDLGTPFIVNQVSYSMFNRWVEDELLDVLKDEGLGSTVFSPLSQGLLTDKYLSQIPDDSRAASSNEFLTANDITEEKLIKTQKLNELAKKRGQSLAQMALAWVLRQETVTSVLVGASKVSQIEENVKTINNLEFSNEDLKRIEGILTS; translated from the coding sequence ATGAATTATTTACCAGATGATAATCGATACCAAAAAATGAAATATAACTATTGTGGAGAAAGTGGATTACAACTACCAGCTATTTCTTTAGGATTATGGCATAATTTTGGTGGTATAGATGATTTTGAAAATAGTAGAGCTATGATTAGAAAAGCTTTTGATTTGGGGATAACTCATTTTGATTTAGCTAATAATTATGGGTCCCCTCCTGGTTCGGCAGAAGAAACGTTAGGAAAGATATTAAAGACTGATTTAGCTAACTACCGAGATCAACTGATTATCTCTACTAAGGCAGGTTATGGAATGTGGTCAGGCCCTTATGGAGATGGTGGGTCTAAAAAATATTTAACTGCTAGTTTAGATCAAAGCCTTAAGCGGTTAGGGGTTGATTATGTAGATATATTCTATCATCACCGCCCTGATCCTAAGACACCACTTGAAGAAACAATGAAAGCTTTAGATACAATTGTTCAACAAGGAAAGGCTCTTTATGTGGGGATCTCTAATTATGATGCGCAGCAGACAAGAGAGGCAGTAAAAATATTAAAAGATTTAGGAACTCCTTTTATAGTCAACCAAGTTTCCTATTCTATGTTTAATCGCTGGGTTGAGGATGAATTATTAGATGTGTTAAAAGATGAAGGTTTAGGATCAACAGTATTTTCTCCTTTATCTCAGGGATTATTAACTGATAAATATTTATCTCAAATACCAGATGATTCTAGGGCAGCTAGTTCTAATGAATTTTTAACTGCGAATGATATAACAGAAGAGAAGTTAATAAAGACTCAGAAATTGAATGAATTAGCTAAGAAGAGAGGTCAGAGTTTGGCCCAGATGGCTTTAGCTTGGGTACTAAGACAAGAAACTGTAACTTCGGTTTTAGTAGGAGCTAGTAAAGTAAGTCAAATTGAAGAGAATGTTAAAACGATAAATAATCTAGAATTTAGTAATGAAGACTTAAAGAGAATAGAAGGAATCTTAACTTCTTAA
- a CDS encoding GH36-type glycosyl hydrolase domain-containing protein codes for MSKKSWEFVEGNEEFSLKDPDKINSLYFPLANEAEMMSAITPSLHGDIKTGQNTFAMEPVSAIDLHNKKSSRNFWVVVDKEEAWSATGYSAKQEVYKFDNDNSEEVTLEAGMLWHKITRENNKLNLKSEVTNFVPSNDDTVELMKVKITNTGNKAREVSPTAAIPIYGRSADNLRDHRHVTSLLNRIETVDNGVEVKPTLSFDERGHKLNAVSYKVLGRDGDGKSPVGFFPILEDFVGEGGSLAWPESVISNANDYCESGEKFEGFEAVGALRFEDVTLKPGEEKSYILAIVIEEDEYEEDLAAKYCSTQGFNAYLEANKDFWQSKINKVQFDSSDEEFDSWMKWVTLQPTLRRIYGCSFLPHHDYGRGGRGWRDLWQDCLALLLMEPEPVRDILFNNFAGVRIDGSNATIIGSKPGEFIADRNDISRVWMDHGAWPFLTTKLYIDRSGDLEFLLEEQNYFRDAQIYRSEKTDESWSSEDGNKLLDEDGNVYSGTVLEHILVQHLTLFFNVGEHNNLRLEGGDWNDGLDMAEDKGETVAFTGLYGRNMLELADLLRSLQEKLEIDKLEIAREMKLLLDTLNDKVDYDSVTEKHKLLDNYFTSCESVISGEKVEVSIEDLILDLERKGNWIINHIRSNEWIENKEGYKWYNGYYDNDAQRLEGDHSSGVRMTLTGQVFSIMSGVATKEQIEKITDAADHYLKDESVGGYRLNTEFNEVKLNMGRAFGFAFGEKENGAMFSHMAVMYSNALYKRDFSKNGFEVINSIYEHCKDFETSRTYPGIPEYIDSRGRGLYHYLTGSASWLLLTMVNQVYGVQGIVGDLMLDPKLVKSQFDKNGRANITTIFADRNLNITYENSEFVEVNDYKIKTITINNEEIDFNLEDGAAVIDRELISKLDKDKEHQLEVKLG; via the coding sequence ATGTCCAAAAAAAGTTGGGAATTTGTAGAAGGAAATGAAGAGTTTAGTTTAAAAGATCCTGATAAAATAAATTCTCTTTATTTTCCATTAGCTAATGAAGCTGAAATGATGTCAGCTATAACTCCATCATTACACGGGGATATAAAAACTGGTCAAAATACTTTTGCTATGGAGCCGGTTTCAGCTATAGATTTACATAATAAGAAATCTAGTCGTAATTTTTGGGTGGTAGTAGATAAAGAAGAAGCATGGTCTGCTACAGGTTATTCTGCCAAACAGGAAGTGTATAAATTTGATAATGATAATTCAGAAGAAGTAACGCTTGAGGCTGGAATGTTATGGCATAAGATTACTAGAGAAAATAACAAATTAAATTTAAAATCAGAGGTAACTAATTTTGTTCCTAGTAATGATGATACTGTAGAATTAATGAAAGTTAAAATTACTAATACAGGAAATAAGGCTAGGGAAGTATCACCAACTGCAGCTATTCCAATATATGGTCGGTCAGCAGATAATTTAAGGGATCATCGCCATGTAACCTCTTTATTAAATAGAATAGAAACAGTTGATAATGGAGTAGAAGTGAAACCTACTTTATCTTTTGATGAACGTGGTCATAAGTTAAATGCTGTCTCTTATAAGGTTTTAGGTAGAGATGGTGACGGAAAGAGTCCAGTAGGATTTTTTCCTATTTTAGAAGATTTTGTTGGTGAAGGTGGATCCTTAGCCTGGCCTGAATCTGTCATATCTAATGCAAATGATTATTGTGAGTCAGGGGAAAAATTTGAAGGTTTTGAAGCTGTAGGAGCTTTACGATTTGAAGATGTTACTTTAAAACCTGGTGAAGAAAAATCATATATTTTAGCTATTGTAATTGAAGAGGATGAATATGAAGAAGATCTAGCAGCTAAATATTGTAGTACACAAGGTTTCAATGCTTATTTAGAAGCAAATAAAGACTTTTGGCAAAGTAAAATAAATAAAGTTCAATTTGATTCTAGTGATGAAGAATTTGATTCTTGGATGAAGTGGGTTACTTTACAGCCAACCTTAAGAAGGATCTATGGTTGTTCATTTTTGCCTCATCATGACTATGGTCGTGGTGGCAGAGGTTGGAGAGATTTATGGCAAGATTGTTTAGCCTTATTACTAATGGAACCTGAACCAGTGCGAGATATATTATTTAATAATTTTGCAGGAGTTAGAATTGATGGTAGTAATGCTACAATCATCGGTTCTAAACCAGGGGAGTTTATAGCTGATCGAAATGATATTAGTAGAGTTTGGATGGACCACGGAGCTTGGCCGTTTTTAACTACTAAGTTATATATTGATCGTAGTGGAGATTTAGAATTTCTATTAGAAGAGCAAAATTACTTTAGGGATGCTCAAATTTATCGTTCTGAGAAGACAGATGAAAGTTGGAGTTCAGAGGATGGAAATAAATTATTAGATGAAGATGGTAATGTCTATTCTGGGACTGTTTTAGAGCATATACTAGTTCAGCATTTAACTCTATTCTTTAATGTTGGAGAACATAATAATCTAAGATTAGAGGGTGGAGATTGGAATGATGGATTAGATATGGCAGAAGATAAGGGAGAAACTGTAGCTTTTACAGGATTATACGGAAGAAATATGTTAGAACTAGCTGATTTACTGCGTAGTTTACAGGAGAAATTAGAAATAGATAAGTTAGAGATAGCTAGAGAAATGAAATTATTATTAGATACTTTAAATGATAAGGTAGATTATGATTCTGTTACTGAAAAACATAAGTTACTCGATAATTATTTTACTAGTTGTGAATCGGTTATATCTGGTGAGAAAGTTGAAGTTAGTATTGAAGATCTTATTTTGGATTTGGAACGTAAGGGAAACTGGATTATTAATCATATTAGATCTAATGAATGGATTGAAAATAAGGAAGGTTATAAATGGTATAATGGTTATTATGATAATGATGCTCAGAGGTTGGAAGGAGATCATTCTTCTGGAGTAAGGATGACTTTAACTGGGCAAGTTTTTAGTATTATGAGTGGAGTAGCTACTAAAGAGCAAATAGAAAAGATTACCGATGCGGCTGATCATTATTTAAAGGATGAAAGTGTTGGTGGGTATCGATTAAATACTGAATTTAATGAAGTGAAGCTAAATATGGGTAGAGCCTTTGGATTTGCCTTTGGAGAGAAAGAAAATGGGGCTATGTTTAGTCATATGGCTGTAATGTATAGTAATGCTCTTTATAAACGTGATTTCTCTAAGAATGGATTTGAAGTTATAAATTCAATTTATGAACATTGCAAAGATTTTGAGACTAGTAGAACATATCCTGGTATCCCTGAATATATTGACTCACGCGGTCGAGGTCTATACCACTACCTGACTGGTTCAGCTAGTTGGTTACTATTAACAATGGTCAACCAAGTTTATGGAGTACAAGGGATAGTGGGAGATTTAATGTTGGATCCTAAACTAGTTAAATCCCAGTTTGATAAGAATGGAAGAGCTAACATCACAACTATCTTTGCTGACAGAAATCTTAATATTACTTATGAGAATAGTGAATTTGTTGAGGTTAATGACTATAAAATTAAGACGATTACTATTAATAATGAAGAGATTGATTTTAATTTAGAAGATGGAGCTGCTGTTATAGATAGAGAGTTAATTTCTAAGCTAGATAAAGATAAAGAACATCAACTAGAAGTAAAATTAGGATAG
- a CDS encoding WxcM-like protein, with translation MTPNSDLLEIKEYTAEGYKPLIDYGEWRVAILKYCDELLPQKINKMQKHDQTDEVFVLLEGECILFLGEGEEEIIDIHAKNMEPLKLYNIKRSVWHTHTLSQDAVVLIVENEDTCLANSPEKELTVEQQEKLVELTNSLWD, from the coding sequence ATGACTCCAAACTCAGATTTATTAGAGATTAAAGAATATACTGCTGAAGGATATAAACCATTAATTGATTATGGAGAGTGGAGAGTGGCAATTTTAAAGTATTGTGATGAATTATTGCCACAGAAAATTAATAAAATGCAAAAGCATGATCAAACTGATGAAGTTTTTGTATTATTAGAGGGAGAATGTATCTTATTTCTTGGCGAAGGAGAGGAAGAAATTATTGATATTCATGCTAAGAATATGGAACCATTGAAATTATATAATATCAAACGTTCTGTCTGGCATACACATACTCTTAGTCAGGATGCTGTAGTCTTAATTGTTGAGAATGAAGATACTTGTTTAGCAAATTCTCCAGAAAAAGAATTGACAGTAGAACAGCAAGAAAAACTAGTTGAATTGACTAATTCACTATGGGATTAA
- a CDS encoding GH1 family beta-glucosidase, producing MTKLQFPLDFVWGSATSSYQIEGAYDEDGKGESIWDIFSHTLGKINNNDTGDVACDHYHRYKEDIELMKEIGLDSYRFSISWPRILPNGKGEINQKGLNFYKELVDQLLEAGIEPVITLYHWDLPQALQEEGGWANRDTIKYFVKYAEVLFDELGAKVSQWITHNEPWVVSFLGYAEGEHAPGIKDRKQALQVAHNLLVSHGLVVKKFRELDLTGDIGITLNLTSVYSYSETDKDQEAAQLMEEYINGWFLDPVFKGSYPKKLAQIYENQFGKIDIQAGDMDLISQEIDFLGINYYSRALINYNPNSKFYGIESIKPAESDYTAMNWEIYPDGLYDLLTKLNQEYTNKPLYITENGAAFDDQIIAGQVNDQRRINYLKEHFKSVYRAIQDGVPVRGYYVWSLMDNFEWAYGYSKRFGLIYVDYNTQKRTLKDSAYWYQQVIEENSIGID from the coding sequence ATGACTAAACTACAGTTTCCGCTAGATTTTGTTTGGGGTTCGGCAACTTCCTCCTACCAGATAGAAGGCGCTTATGATGAAGATGGTAAAGGGGAGTCAATTTGGGATATTTTTAGTCATACTTTAGGGAAGATAAATAATAATGATACAGGTGATGTGGCTTGTGATCATTATCATAGATATAAAGAAGATATAGAGTTAATGAAGGAAATTGGGCTTGATAGTTATCGCTTTTCTATTTCTTGGCCTAGAATACTACCTAATGGTAAAGGAGAAATAAATCAGAAAGGGTTAAATTTTTATAAAGAGTTAGTTGATCAGCTTTTAGAAGCTGGGATTGAACCAGTAATTACTTTATATCATTGGGACTTACCGCAGGCTTTACAGGAAGAAGGTGGCTGGGCCAATCGGGACACAATAAAATATTTTGTTAAGTATGCTGAAGTTTTATTTGATGAATTAGGTGCTAAGGTTTCGCAATGGATTACCCATAATGAACCTTGGGTAGTATCATTTTTAGGTTATGCTGAAGGGGAGCATGCACCTGGAATTAAGGATAGAAAGCAAGCTTTACAGGTAGCCCATAACTTATTAGTATCTCATGGTTTAGTGGTGAAAAAATTTAGAGAGTTAGATTTAACAGGAGATATAGGGATTACTCTAAATCTTACATCGGTTTATTCGTATTCGGAGACTGATAAAGATCAAGAGGCTGCTCAATTAATGGAAGAGTATATTAATGGCTGGTTTTTAGATCCAGTTTTCAAAGGTAGCTATCCAAAAAAGTTGGCCCAAATTTATGAAAATCAGTTTGGAAAAATTGATATTCAAGCTGGGGATATGGATTTAATTAGTCAAGAAATAGATTTTTTGGGGATTAATTATTATAGTCGGGCTTTAATTAATTATAATCCAAATTCTAAATTTTATGGAATTGAAAGTATAAAACCTGCTGAAAGTGATTATACAGCTATGAATTGGGAGATATATCCTGATGGTTTGTATGATTTATTAACTAAATTAAATCAGGAATATACTAATAAGCCACTATATATTACGGAAAATGGAGCTGCTTTTGATGACCAAATCATTGCTGGGCAGGTGAATGACCAACGAAGGATTAATTATTTAAAAGAACATTTTAAGAGTGTTTATAGAGCTATTCAGGATGGAGTACCAGTACGTGGTTATTATGTTTGGTCACTAATGGATAATTTTGAGTGGGCTTATGGATATAGTAAACGTTTTGGATTAATATATGTAGATTATAATACTCAAAAAAGGACTTTAAAAGATAGTGCCTATTGGTATCAGCAAGTGATTGAAGAAAATAGTATAGGAATTGATTAA